The Granulicella sp. 5B5 nucleotide sequence GAAGGCCTGCGGCGTGTACAGGGCCAGACCACAACCGCCACTGTTCCTACACTGAATGAGATCAACAGCGGATACACAAACCTCGCGGACATCCTGAATGGACAGGCTGGAGCGAAACCGCAGGTCGACCTTCTCGGTCGCAGTATTCCGCTCGGCGCTGTTCTCGATCCCGCGACGACCCGACTTGTAAGCGCAGGTGTGCTCGATCAAACCTCAGGCATCGTCACCCCTCAACCCACCAGTGGGTCTGTGCCGGTGGGAACGCCCCTTGGCTACGTGCGCGATCCGTTCGCGGGCAATCAGATCCCAGCAGGCCGGATAGACCCGGTGGCCCTCAAGATTCTCTCGTTATTTCCGAAGCCGACGAACAGCCTCTACGCTTCCAACTTCGTCTCCAGTCCCGACCTGTATGAACATCGCAACGCCTTTGATGTTCGCGTCGACTACAATGCGAGCCAGAAGGACCAGGTCTTCGGCCGCTTCAGCTACGTCGACGATCCTCAGTACATTCCTGGTGTCTTCGGCGGCATTGCCGATGGCGGCGCCTTCCAGCAGGGCATCCAGACGGCGCACTCCAATCAGTCGGTCATAGGCTATACGCATGTCTTTACGCCATCCACCATCAACGTGCTCCATGTCGGTTTCAACCACCTGCACACCACGCGCTACGGCCCTGAGGGTGGCGTCAACGGCATCCCTGCTCAGTACGGCATTCAGGGTATCCCGCAGTTCTCTGAGAATGGCGGCCTTCCCCAGATCAATTTTGGCGGCCTGTCGACGCTTGGCTCCAACTCGTACCTGCCGTCGGATGAGACGAGCCAGACATTGCAGATTACCGATGACTTCACCAAGGTCTACAAGACCCACAGCTTCAAGGTGGGCATTGAATCGCAGCTCGTAAAGAACGATGTACTACAGCCGCCGAATGCGAAAGGTGACTTCGACTACAACGGGACATACACTGACGTTCCGGCCCAGAACAGCAAAACCACCGGTCTGGCACAGTTCCTCATCGTGCCGGAGGTGGCGACCGTTCCCAATGGTTTCGACTACTCCGGTGGCTCGGATAACGTCCAGGCTTCAAACTCCAGCAAGACCGATGACTATCGCACCTATCTTGCGGGTTATATCCAGGATGACTGGAAGGCAACTCCAAAGCTGACCTTCAACCTGGGCGTTCGCTACGACTACTTCTCGCCGATTCGAGAGACCAATGGCGGCCAAGCGAACTTTGTACCCAACGGACCACTCAATAACGGCACTCCGACCTATCTCATCCCTGCGTCAGGTAAGGCGGATGCGAATGTTGCGTCGACATATCCTGTGTTTGCCGCTTTGCTACAGACGGATGGAATTACGCTAGAGCAGACCGACAAGTATGGCCAGGGCCTCGTGCAGACTCAGAAGACCAATGTCTCGCCACGCATCGGTGTTTCATACCAGGCAAGCAACAAGCTTGTTCTCCGTGCGGGTTTTGGATACTTCTTCAACTCGTTTGAAAATCAAGGCTATGGCCCGAACATCGGCGAAAACTATCCCTTCCAGTTCCAGTTCAACTACTCGGGGCAGTCACCGCTAACAACCCCCGGTGCGTCGGGAGTTGCGCCGGTCAGCTACAACACCGCGTACGCTGGCAATCCTACGTCGACCCCACCTATCCCACCTTGCGCCACGGCTGGCCCAGGGCAAACAGCGAGCATAGGCTCCGGCCTCTCCTGCTTCAGCTTCAATCCTGCCCTGGTCAACCCGGCGAATCTAGGTCTGCAAGGCCTCCAGTTCGACTACAAGACACCACGCACGCTCAGCACCAACTTCAGCGTGGAGTATGCTCTCACCCGCTCGCTCTCAGCTACCGTGGCGTATGTCTTTACGCAGGCCCAACATCTGCAGATCGGTATCGGCAGCAATAACGTAACAGCCATCCTGCCAGCGAGTGCCAACACAAAGAACCCGGCTGCGCCCGGCACAGGCGGCACGGTTCCATTCGTCGATTTCGGCTCGGGCGCCAGCTACCAGGCGACGGCCGGTTCCAGCAACTACAACGGCCTGCAGGTCAAGCTCGAGCAGCGCTATGCCAATGGTCTGTCCTTCCTGTTCGCGTACACCTACTCCAAGACGCTCTCCGACGCACTCGACCTCCTCAACGGAGGTAGTCTCGGTGGCTTCCGTGCCCCATCCGTTCCGGGGCTTGGACCGAGCTTTGACTATGGCCCGGCGGACTTCGATATTCGGCAGGTACTGCACTTCAGTGGCGGCTATGAACTTCCGTTTGGCGCAGGCAAGCACTTCGCAAGCTCTGCCGGCAGAGGCATGAACTATCTGATCGGAGGCTGGTCGGCAAACTACATCCTCACGCTGCAGGGCGGTCAACCGATTACACTTGGCTGCCCCACCGCGACAACGGCTGGAACAAGCTGTAACGATGTGCGTGTACCGGGACAGAATCCCGATCTGGGGATTCACATCACCGCGAACGGACCTCGCTGGTTCAATAACCCGGCGGCGTTCCAGCAACCCTGCCCATTGGGTGCCGCCGCAACCGCTGGCTGCATTCCGCTCACAGGCAGCGCGATCCTCGGCGACTCGCAGGGCACCGTCTCAGGGCCGGGTTTCCACCGCCTCGACTTCTCGCTGTTCAAGGACATCAAGTTCAGCGAGCGTTTCCGTGGCCAGTTCCGTACGGAGTTCTTCAATATCGTCAACCATCCCAACTTCGACGCCCCTGGATTTGGTGGCAATGGTGTCGTCTCCATCAGTGGTTCAACAGCCTTCAACAACAGCAACTTCGGCTTAGTCGGAGCTACACGCGACAATCCGTACGACCCGCGCCAGATCCAGTTTGCCTTCAAGTTGTACTACTAGCCCAAACACGAAGCCCCGGAAGGACGCTACTATACCTCTTTCCGGGGTTTATCGTTGGGGGGAGCCGTGGGCTGGGGCTCGTGCGAGGTTGCTGGTAGCGATGGTGAGCCGGAGAAGCTATCGGATGTTGACTGCCGGTTGCATTCTTTGCAGCGCCATCGGTGCGGCGCAGCAGGGCGCAAATCCTCCTACAGACCAGCGGCTGGAGACGATCCTCCAATCTGCTCAGGCCGAATACTCAGAAGGACGACCGTCGCAGGCAGCGGTGCAACTGGAAGCCATTCTTCCCATACCGAACGATCCTGCGTTGGAGCACCTAGGTCCACAGTACTTTCCTGTAGAAGAGCTTCTTGGCCTCTGCTATGCGTCGATGTCACAGGACGAGCGCGCCGTACCGTACCTTGAAGCGGCAACGCGCCTGAATCCGAAGGCTGAAGAGGCACATACCAATCTCGCCGCCAGCCTCCTGCGGCTCGGTCGACCGGACCAGGCGCTCGGAGAATTTCGCGAGGCGCTCGCCATCGCACCGCAGGACTACACCGCCAACCACAACCTGGGTGAGTTTTATATCCAAGGCGGCAAGATTGCCGCGGCTGTGCCGTTTCTGGAAAAGGCCCAGCAGATCAAGCCGGACGCTTACGATAACGGATACGACCTTGCAACCGCTGACCTTATGGTCGGTCGTTACGCTGCGGGTCATCAGGTGGTGCAATCGCTTCTGCAACTAAAGAACACAGGTGAATTGCATGACCTGGAGGCGCAGTTCGATGAGAAGGAAGGCAAGTATGTCGATGCCGCCAATGAGTTCGAGACTGCCGCGCATCTAGACCCCAGTGAGAACAACTTGTTCGACTGGGGCAGCGAGCTCCTTCTGCACCGCACCTACGACCCCGCAATCGAGGTATTTCGCGCTGCGGCGCAGCGATATCCGAGCTCGCCGCGCATCTTGATCGGGCTCGGGATTTCGCTCTATGCGCGCGGGCTCTATGAAGAGGCAGTGAAGGCGTTGCTTGCTGGGGCAGACATCAGCCCCAGGGAGCCTCGCTGCTATTTGTTCCTCTCGAAGGCCTATTACACACAGCAGAGCCATACGCCGGAGGTCATTCAACGCTTCCACCGTTATGCGGACCTGGAGCCGAACAACGCGCTCGCGCAGTACTATTACGCGATGAGTCTCTGGAAAGGCGGACAAACCGAAGGCGCGCCTGTTGATATGCAGCATGTAGAGTCTCTTCTTCAGCGTGCGGTCACGCTCGACGGGAAACTTACTGAAGCTCACTTCGAGCTGGGTAATCTGTACTCTGGCCGACATGACTATGCGCAGTCCGTGCCGCAGTATCGTCGCGTGATCGAACTCGATCCCAAATTTGCCGATGCTCACTTCCGCCTGGCCACTGACTACACCCACATGGGCGACAAATCGCAGGCGCAGGCGGAGTTTGCTATCTATCAGAAGCTTCGTTCCGAACACCTCGCCGCGTCGGATAAAGAGGGAGACGAACTGCAACAGTTTGTGTACACCTCTAAGGCGCCCACCGGCAATCCGTAGACGGAGGCATCATGGCTGACTTCTTTCGCGATCGACTTTCCGTCACCAGCCGGGCAAGTCTTGCACCGCTCGAGG carries:
- a CDS encoding TonB-dependent receptor produces the protein MNHDRNPITRTLKPARFALAFLFLLMATAGYAGAQVDEGSIAGTVMDPTGAVVPGASVTVTNTDVGLKLQGTTNSAGEFTFSPVRIGHYSVTASAPGFQKTTQQNLTVNIAEHLQVPIQLKTGAISDTIEVTTEPPQLQTDESSVGQVVTEKTVNDLPLNGRNFTFLAQLGAGTQSAEADTRGNSASGAFSANGLRPAQNNYLLDGIDNNSNAVDFLNGTNFIVLPPIDAIAEFKVQTSDYSADLGRAAGAVLNASIKSGTNSLHGSVWEFFRNDVLDARDFFEPAGQKKAAFRQNQFGASIGGRIIKDKLFFFGDYEGLRRVQGQTTTATVPTLNEINSGYTNLADILNGQAGAKPQVDLLGRSIPLGAVLDPATTRLVSAGVLDQTSGIVTPQPTSGSVPVGTPLGYVRDPFAGNQIPAGRIDPVALKILSLFPKPTNSLYASNFVSSPDLYEHRNAFDVRVDYNASQKDQVFGRFSYVDDPQYIPGVFGGIADGGAFQQGIQTAHSNQSVIGYTHVFTPSTINVLHVGFNHLHTTRYGPEGGVNGIPAQYGIQGIPQFSENGGLPQINFGGLSTLGSNSYLPSDETSQTLQITDDFTKVYKTHSFKVGIESQLVKNDVLQPPNAKGDFDYNGTYTDVPAQNSKTTGLAQFLIVPEVATVPNGFDYSGGSDNVQASNSSKTDDYRTYLAGYIQDDWKATPKLTFNLGVRYDYFSPIRETNGGQANFVPNGPLNNGTPTYLIPASGKADANVASTYPVFAALLQTDGITLEQTDKYGQGLVQTQKTNVSPRIGVSYQASNKLVLRAGFGYFFNSFENQGYGPNIGENYPFQFQFNYSGQSPLTTPGASGVAPVSYNTAYAGNPTSTPPIPPCATAGPGQTASIGSGLSCFSFNPALVNPANLGLQGLQFDYKTPRTLSTNFSVEYALTRSLSATVAYVFTQAQHLQIGIGSNNVTAILPASANTKNPAAPGTGGTVPFVDFGSGASYQATAGSSNYNGLQVKLEQRYANGLSFLFAYTYSKTLSDALDLLNGGSLGGFRAPSVPGLGPSFDYGPADFDIRQVLHFSGGYELPFGAGKHFASSAGRGMNYLIGGWSANYILTLQGGQPITLGCPTATTAGTSCNDVRVPGQNPDLGIHITANGPRWFNNPAAFQQPCPLGAAATAGCIPLTGSAILGDSQGTVSGPGFHRLDFSLFKDIKFSERFRGQFRTEFFNIVNHPNFDAPGFGGNGVVSISGSTAFNNSNFGLVGATRDNPYDPRQIQFAFKLYY
- a CDS encoding tetratricopeptide repeat protein; translation: MQLEAILPIPNDPALEHLGPQYFPVEELLGLCYASMSQDERAVPYLEAATRLNPKAEEAHTNLAASLLRLGRPDQALGEFREALAIAPQDYTANHNLGEFYIQGGKIAAAVPFLEKAQQIKPDAYDNGYDLATADLMVGRYAAGHQVVQSLLQLKNTGELHDLEAQFDEKEGKYVDAANEFETAAHLDPSENNLFDWGSELLLHRTYDPAIEVFRAAAQRYPSSPRILIGLGISLYARGLYEEAVKALLAGADISPREPRCYLFLSKAYYTQQSHTPEVIQRFHRYADLEPNNALAQYYYAMSLWKGGQTEGAPVDMQHVESLLQRAVTLDGKLTEAHFELGNLYSGRHDYAQSVPQYRRVIELDPKFADAHFRLATDYTHMGDKSQAQAEFAIYQKLRSEHLAASDKEGDELQQFVYTSKAPTGNP